CAAACGATGATTCAACATTCGGTACAATGGGTTAGGACTCATTGACAAGTAGGAGAACATATTTTAGATCCAAATCGATTGGATGATCGATGTCAGTGATCAAAGAAaaaagttatttgaattttggtttgcaGATTTGTGATGTTTAAAGTTATTTCATGGAAAAAATGAActgtagaagagaagaaaaatgagAGCTGTCAATAGATGCAGGTGGTGCAAATGGAGAatgttgtaactttttaaagttgaatgaggaaactaaacttattaaaaattagGTGCCATTGGAAGTGGTTTACCCTTTATATTGTTAATTTATTatagaaaatttatataaacttttttaaaaataataatttatcaaaaatttcaaatacgATATTTCTTTAATTGAAAAGAATTTTTGGTTAGAAGTGAAAAGATCGgaataaagaaaagggaaaaaaaaacagTTTTGATATGAATGGAGTCTACAAATTTCATGCGCATAGACATTGTTGTTATGGACAATGCATGCATGGTGTAAACTAGTATATAAGTAGGTGTGTATTGCAATATTCGAAGCATAACACAACCAAACCAAAGCACATAGAAAGCTACCATGGCTACTTCTCAGAAAACTGCTCAACAAACCACAAACGGCAAGCTTTGGAACTCTTCCAGCGAAGCTCTAACATTGACTGACAAGAAAGTTTGGCAAGGCTCTCATTATGCGAATTTCCCAGAAATAATTGAAGATGGAGATTCGAGTGAGTTTACACATGAATCAGTGACTGATGATGCTGATAGTCATGGTTCAGTTGCCGGTCTTGTGTACAGGCGACGTGATGGAACTAAGTGGGTTGTTGCCTGGAGCAACCCACTAGATGAGAACAGCAAGGTATCTGTTGCATTCAATTCAATCTTATCATTAATTAACTAGTTAGAATGCGTATATATAATCATTTAATCTATGACCAATTGCATGCATGCTGCAGGTCTATACTGATATCCAAAGGCAACCTATTCACTGGGGGCAAATCAAAACCAACCTTGAGAAAAGaggaaaaccaaaatttaaagttACAAAGTTTGGGTACATTGCATCTATTGAAATTGATCCCGTGAGCCGTTCACCCACAATGAAGGCATCATTTGAGTTAGAGGCATAACTGCCTTTGCTTCTTCATAAAGCTATGCTGGTAATTAAGGctatcaaaattaaataataatgtgcTGCCTGCTGCTGCATTACCTGTACTACTGTTATGGTAATAAGTTTTGATAGCCAGTACAACCATTAGAAAGTGTGTAGGCCTTCACAATCATGTCAGTGCCATGTGTGTATACATGGTTGACTGTTTGTATAATACtatggaaaaataaaacagaatggccTTTACTATTTTATCTTTTGACTCAATTTATACTCTATGTTTTCTCCTACTTCTGCGTCCATCCATCAAATCATCAAACGACAAACCAGGAACCATAACATAGTAAATCGGACAACAAATAAACCCCCAACAACAAACCATGTTTCCAACAGCAGAATAAAACATAACTAGCATCCCAGCAACTCAATACATAACCAGTAGCAGCAACTGCCACCAAGTTTTAAAACATGCTGGATTGGTAAAAGTCAGCAATGGTCAAGCCATCGGTTACACATTCTACCTGAAGCTTTGACAATACAGACATCACCAATAGCTTAAACCAAATCATCAATGTCAACACAACTTTCTTGTAGAATCCATGGCCAATGGAGCTAATTTAAATTCCGTAACTGTGTATGCAATCAATGTTGGGTGGGAATGCAATCTAATTCAAATAAATCTTACTTGAGCGTGTTTGTTGGATAAAATTAGGTCTCTCTCCTTTGTAACTCTatcggtaagttaaattctaaacGTGAATTTATAGGGTTGTTCATTGATAAGGAGATTAATTTCAACAGCTTTCTCTTGGTTATCGATAAATTAAGTAGAGACTGATTGCTAGGCACGACATTGGCAACTTTAACTAAtctattaaaaaacaataaaattatctttgcatCGATGATTAAACTTGTGAATCAAACGGATATTTTACAATTGACTAGAGCTCCATTTGATTggtatttcttcaatttttattattgcCTTCTTGGttaagatttaaatttaaatttagttttttattttctaaaatctcCATCATATTTACTTTccttgtttttgttttaaaaaataaagttaatatcAATCTCTATGAATACTACTCTACTTAATACTATgtactaaatttatattttttagtaggattttatttttataggtCTCCACAATTGTACAAATTTTAGcctttttatcatatattaatgttaataattttatctctttcttgtttttaatttaatttaatttttgttcctTTTTATGTTTtggtctttctttcttttttctgtcataaaatatatttattaaaattaaaattttgatcttCTTGTGTAGGTGAAATAGTACAATCTTGAGTTAGAGAGAACTGCTCGAAGACTAAGGAAGAGAGTTCAAGCGAGAACTAACCCACCGTCTTCATTACCCAACTAGTTACATAGAACAACTCAGTCGATTCATCTACCGAATCAAAAGGAGAAGAACCAATTTCTCTCTTAAAAAATTCTGAAGCAACAACTGGTATGCATTGAGTATCTTAGATTAGAGGTATCTTTTGAATCATCTATTGCCTACTTTTTGTGGTCAAGAAAACGAAGATCCTCATAAGCACTTGAAGGACTTCCATGTAGTGTAGTTTGTTCTACTATGAGACGACAATGTGTGATCAAAGAACAAACCAAACTAAGAGCCTTCCCGTTTTCACTAGCCAACAAGGTGAAGGATTGGCTATGTTATCTACCTCCTGGATTGACATGATAAGATTATTTTCGGATTTTTTTTACGTCATGTGCTACTTCTACTAGGAAAAAGTTACAGCATCAAGCAAAACGGCATGGAGACTCCACGAGTATTGGGAGAGATTTAAGCAATTATGTGCTAGTTGCTCCCATCATAGAATTTTGGAACAATTATTCAtccaatatttttatgaattactCCTACCCATGGAAATAAATATGATGGATGTTGTCAACGAAGGTGTCATAGTGACTAAAACTCCTCATGAGATCAGAAAGTTAATTTCGATCATGGCTGCTAATTTGCAGTAGATCAAATTCAGCTATGACAAACCGATAAGAGTAAATGAGGTAAATGTCACTTCTCTTTTAAAATAGAATTTCTGAACTGACTTTTTTTACTGATCAGATGGTTGTAGGAAACTGTCGTCATGTAAAGGGTTGTGGGATCCGTGTATATTCAATCCATAATCGAGACAGAATAAGGAGTCACCCACTTGGTTGGAAATTAGAAATTCAATGGGATAGGATACTTTATCCGATTGGATCTAACATTCTGAAGAGATTAGTATGTTGTTTTTATGGCCATGTTTTCCAGACCATGAGGCATTCAACACTTTGAAACACTGCTTAGTTAATCTATACCATACTTATGTGTTTTAATGATGAGTTGGTGTGATGGATTATTACTtcagttttaaaattattaaaaaattcttttatatactaattaaattatatttttgtaataatatttttttattatcttttttacatataataaatcaataaaaatttgatcataaagatatttaaattcaaaatatcatgCATAGATATTGCCAtcccattttttttaaacaattcatcaaatttcaactaaaattgcatatcaattttcaattgattagatattaattttttaaaaaaattaaataatgttaattttcaattgattgaatttTTTCAACACTTTCTCAAACAGGcataagtttatatataaaatttagcaCAAATACCAACAGCTGGTAGCGCCCGCCCACGAGTCGTAGAAGTAATCGGATGCGCTAATGGTTGAGTGATACCCAAAACAAACTGAGCCTTCAACCTTTGCCTATGAAATTTGTCAGCAAAATCGACATCATGTTGCGAGGAAAACACCTCACCCTTCCAAAAAAAAACAAGTTATGATGGAACCAAATGCTCCACAAAATAGTAAGAGTCCAACAAACTCTATTAACATCAACTGACTCAAGCAAAGTGCGAATAAAATGGAGAACATCAAAATGCGGATGTGGGAGTCCAGAATATTACCAAACCACCCGAGTGAGCGCACAAGAATTAAAAACGTGATCAAGCGTTTCCAACTCTCCACGTCGGATACAAATAGAAGGCACATTTAATCCTTTAACAATTAACATTGCCTTGGTAGGAATAAAGTTTCTGAGACACCTCCGATGGGAAATGGCCATTCCAAATCTTCAATCAAGGACCACCGGCTTCATTCGAAACAGAATTGGAATACAAATCAGAGGCTAACTTGCATCCTGATTTTATTGAATATGATCCATTACTAGACCAACGCCAAATCATCTTATCCAATCCTTTATGCAGAGCTATCGGGATCTTATAAATGCAACTACAATCAACTTATCTGAGACATCATCGGTATCACTAAGTAAATTGCACACCTTCTAATGTTCCATACCCAGCAAAGGAATAGAATCAAtatagaaattatatatattcagGTCAGGTTGGGCTCGGGCTTAAAAACTCTACTCAAGGCCCGAATGGGCCTATACATTTTTTCAAGCCCATTTTTTTAGCTTTATCTACTTGTccaaaccctctcatatttcgaGCAAGCTTTCAAGTTCAGAGGGGTAACTTGACACTTAGACAACTCTAAATTAAAGCATAGTAAACAATTAACTTtacatttataataaaaaataccaattaatttttatgtgaatttttaataaatatatttttaaataactttatttttcatttatattataaatataagtgTATCATAAATCTCGTATTTATTAAACATCTCACTTTAATAAATAAGTAAGGATGCTAACAAACATATTCCTCTATAATGGATCAGGGAGCTGAATATATGCTTTAAAAGATGGTGACAATTAGCatgtatatacacacacacacgcaTGTATACATTTCAATTAGCCAGGTAAAAGGCAAAATCAAGCACATGCATATGATAATGATGAATGAAGGCACTTGCATATTCCCTTTTTTTCCtgagaaaaacaaaaaggaaattaACATGCATATATTCATTTGGTGAGAATATATATTTGGAAGGCAAATCCTTTTATCTGCTCACCTTATTTTGGAATTATGAAGTTTAAAGTGGATGCAACCACAAAAGAGATGTCTAGATCGATTAGGAATATAATATCAAATATTCtgaaagaaaaagaatttttttttaagcgTAACAAGTATAATATAGttacaaatataaataatcataaaTCGATCGTTCTAATATAATCGAGATTAACattaaattaagattaattaaattaaaactcaaaaacCTTACGTAAATATTTATGCATAGTAAGTCTTAAACTGAAGTACTTACGATCCAAGAAATCCATTTTTGTCAACTGAACTAAAATCTCTTttgattgaattttaaatatttggttattctttaaaaatagtaaaataaaaaattttcaaaaagtaaaaaaaaaattaaatctagtAATGTCATTAATATTATACATGCTAAATTGCATgtacacaatttttttaaaaattaaatattacataaaatacgATACGTTATAAAGAGTAATTTGATATTAAAAGAAATTCAAACGCTAATTTAATACGAAATATaatttctaaaaactctttagcACGAAAATTTAATATCCTTAGTAATTGGGTTCGGTTAAATAAAGATGGTTCAATCAAAATCGAAGAAAGTTTCATTGTGGCTAGAGGATTAGTAAGTAACCATAATAGGGGTGGATAATTGGTTTCGACAAATACTTTGGAAATTGTACAGTTTCAAAGGCTGAATTATGGGGTGTATTTGATGGTCTAAAACTTATTAGAGATCAAAGATTTGATAGAGTTTACCTTGAAGCTGTTAACACAATTCAGGAAAGTTCCTTCGGAGACTCAAATTCCACTTTAGTTAAAAGAATTCATTAGCTCTTAAGAAGGATAAAACATTGGAGGATTCAACATATCCTTCGAAAAGAGAATTTAATTGTGAATAGAAGAACAGTGTAATATACGAAAAATCCTcttttggagaagctagtttaatttagttttttttttgctttattttacaaaaaaagaaattgatattaaaattttattttatatttttctccaAGATACAATTTTcatctatatattttttcaatcaTCCACGTAATAAATGTGACGTAATCTAACATGATTTTAACTTAAACAGTATCTTATGCTTTCGTGACTATGTTAAGTGGCTTTTGGAAATTCAAGATTCCATCAGTTCTTATTTAATAACTATTAATGTTGTccgaaaatgatttttaaaaaataaattgatattaaaaaaattgatagattttattgTTTGactaattttttgtaaaatattttttgttatttgaaaaatatttttggaatcattttataaaaattgttcTTCATGAACAAGCATAGCATAAATATATTTGTTGCAAAATATTATAATACAATTTCCTTttgacaatttaatttaattttataataagatGATACTTTGTAATAatcaatatcatatataaacttgataataaataatgcctaattaaaatttaatttactttacatatattctatatatgagataaattaaactaaacattatttaaacaaatactcatatttcaaattttatattaagttacaaaatttcataaGTCCTTGTAttctttgtaaattttaaatttagtccctatatttctatttttgaaaatttgatcataattatatttaaactcAAAACATCATGCATAGAgctgttgtaacgccccaaaatcttAAACTTtcgatttattaaattttattattagtcaatatttgcttcagtggttaatgGTCTTTAGTGTGGCTTGGAGATCACTAGTTTGAATTTTTGCGTGGGTGTGGGgtgattttattttgttaaacGACTTTGAGTGCTGTTTAGTGAACGGAGTTTATGTTAAGAGTTGAACTCAACCTGTAAGGCTGTTTGGATTGAGGGTTTGTTTTGAAAGATTTagctaatttatttattattttgttttgttttgtttcaaaactACCCACTTTACTCACGTTACCTATCTTTCTCCCCAATTTTGTTTcatacatttttcttttcttcctttttctttcaaGCTACTATGTTTTTGACGTTCTTGCTGATTTTCTTTTACCCAAATATTTCGTCTTTGATTTtgattcttctttttattttattgattgcCAAGCTGAGGTTGCTTATAATCTctgtttttttcatttctttttctattatttctccCTGGTATGATTTAGTGACGTTGGGTAAGTTTTAATGCTATTCTTGGATTTATAATTTTTGGGGGCTTGGTTCTTTTGATGTTTGTTGTGAAGGTTTAGTTTGGAAATTTGATTTTATGTGAGTTATGTTTAGGTGAGGATTGTGTGATGGTGGGTTCTTCGACTAATTGGATTCGCTCAAGTTGTGATCGATAGGAGGTGAGTGTTCTGCTATTATGGGGTTAGTTCGTATCGATTTCTAGATTCGTTCATGTAGGATTTGTTAAATTAATCGTTTAAGTTGGAGAAATTATGTTGTTAATTTGTATTATTTCGTCAATTTAGGTATTAGAATATTTCTTTTTGGAGTGTG
The genomic region above belongs to Gossypium hirsutum isolate 1008001.06 chromosome D05, Gossypium_hirsutum_v2.1, whole genome shotgun sequence and contains:
- the LOC107904027 gene encoding uncharacterized protein, translating into MATSQKTAQQTTNGKLWNSSSEALTLTDKKVWQGSHYANFPEIIEDGDSSEFTHESVTDDADSHGSVAGLVYRRRDGTKWVVAWSNPLDENSKVYTDIQRQPIHWGQIKTNLEKRGKPKFKVTKFGYIASIEIDPVSRSPTMKASFELEA